One region of Calderihabitans maritimus genomic DNA includes:
- a CDS encoding BlaI/MecI/CopY family transcriptional regulator — translation MVIVISKQQKQIQTFYLNKTGTERVLGSLEAEIMEIIWQASGKVTIREVQEKILTQREISFNTVMTVMNRLVNKGLLEKEKISNSFHYRATISKADFLGNVSRRVARGLLEDFGESTIAHFVEAMAEVNPDYLSRLESLIRRKKDKNET, via the coding sequence GTGGTGATTGTTATTTCAAAACAGCAGAAACAAATTCAAACCTTCTACCTCAACAAAACGGGAACAGAAAGGGTTTTGGGAAGTCTGGAAGCAGAAATTATGGAAATAATTTGGCAGGCTTCCGGAAAAGTCACTATTCGCGAAGTTCAGGAAAAAATCCTGACCCAGCGCGAAATATCCTTCAACACCGTCATGACAGTTATGAACCGTCTTGTAAATAAAGGTTTGTTAGAAAAGGAAAAGATAAGCAACTCTTTCCACTACAGGGCTACTATCAGCAAGGCAGATTTTTTGGGCAATGTCTCACGCCGGGTGGCAAGGGGTCTTTTGGAGGATTTCGGTGAAAGCACCATAGCTCATTTTGTGGAGGCTATGGCAGAGGTCAATCCCGATTATCTCAGCAGATTGGAAAGTTTGATCCGGCGGAAGAAGGATAAAAATGAAACTTAA
- a CDS encoding M56 family metallopeptidase, giving the protein MKLNKLTAPHRRSQNALYGLLALAVVVYGVLGAYIFYKWYAINLKHGFFAFCPQFLQNIKWQLTTMTLLAVLLFTMVLRGGSYLWQQLRNNQKLLGRLQELKISLPAELENLTRKYGLQGKIFYTVDTEPYAFVCGLLKPRIVLSRGLFNTLTTEELEAVLLHENYHLIEYDPLKITLGGAIARSLFFIPLAGQLYGAFKCNRELAADASAVRVQGDNLGLALALQKLLQAQTASRSDLAARVGIIGTAELRITQLIEGEKSAKITIVRKGQVLLTAAIILVTIMLLLTRCV; this is encoded by the coding sequence ATGAAACTTAATAAATTGACCGCCCCTCACCGACGGTCACAAAATGCCCTTTACGGACTCCTTGCACTGGCTGTTGTGGTTTATGGTGTTTTGGGAGCATATATTTTTTATAAATGGTACGCCATAAATCTCAAGCACGGTTTTTTTGCCTTCTGCCCGCAATTTTTGCAAAATATAAAATGGCAATTGACGACCATGACATTGTTAGCTGTGCTGCTGTTTACAATGGTTTTACGCGGCGGTTCTTACCTCTGGCAGCAGCTTCGTAATAATCAAAAATTGCTTGGCAGGCTGCAGGAATTGAAGATTTCCCTGCCGGCTGAACTTGAAAATTTAACAAGAAAATACGGTTTACAAGGTAAAATTTTTTATACAGTAGATACCGAGCCTTACGCATTCGTCTGCGGCTTGTTAAAGCCACGAATTGTTCTCTCCAGAGGATTATTTAACACTTTGACTACTGAAGAACTGGAAGCAGTCCTTTTGCATGAAAATTACCACCTGATCGAATACGACCCCTTAAAAATTACGCTTGGCGGTGCCATCGCCAGGAGTCTGTTTTTCATACCCCTGGCCGGACAGCTCTACGGGGCATTTAAATGCAACCGGGAACTTGCTGCCGACGCTTCTGCCGTTAGAGTACAGGGCGACAACTTAGGCCTAGCGCTGGCGCTGCAGAAGCTGTTGCAGGCGCAGACGGCCAGCCGTTCAGACCTTGCAGCGAGGGTTGGAATTATCGGGACAGCAGAACTGCGGATTACCCAGTTAATTGAAGGCGAGAAATCAGCTAAAATTACAATCGTCCGGAAAGGACAGGTATTGTTGACCGCCGCTATAATTCTTGTCACTATAATGCTTTTGCTGACCAGGTGTGTCTGA
- a CDS encoding cytochrome c biogenesis CcdA family protein yields MASDNLTVWLAFGAGLASFLSPCVLPLIPAYFSYLVGSSSAELHKKRNNRERWLLITRASGFILGFTLVFVALGSTASLIGSFFYRYQDTIRKIGGILVIIFGIYLTGLMPLRFLYRERRVSFLPKTKGFLSAILMGMAFAAGWTPCISPILASILIYAGTVKTVATGAWLLAVYSLGLGVPFFLAAVLLEYFAGFHRRFSRYLPWVSRIGGVLLVVLGIMLYFDRLASLSF; encoded by the coding sequence GTGGCCTCCGACAATCTCACCGTCTGGCTTGCCTTTGGAGCCGGACTGGCTTCGTTCCTTTCACCGTGCGTTCTGCCGCTGATACCTGCTTATTTCAGTTACCTTGTGGGGTCATCAAGTGCAGAGCTGCACAAAAAAAGAAATAACAGGGAACGCTGGCTGCTTATAACAAGGGCAAGCGGATTTATTCTGGGCTTTACACTGGTATTCGTGGCGCTGGGCTCCACGGCAAGTCTGATAGGCAGTTTCTTTTACAGGTATCAAGATACAATCAGAAAAATTGGCGGAATTCTGGTAATTATTTTCGGCATATACTTAACAGGTCTTATGCCGTTAAGATTTCTTTATCGCGAAAGAAGGGTAAGTTTCCTGCCGAAAACCAAGGGCTTTCTTTCTGCAATATTAATGGGGATGGCCTTTGCAGCCGGCTGGACACCTTGCATAAGTCCGATCCTGGCTTCCATCCTAATTTACGCCGGTACAGTCAAAACAGTGGCAACCGGTGCCTGGCTTCTGGCAGTGTATTCCCTGGGTCTGGGTGTGCCGTTTTTCCTGGCGGCGGTACTTCTGGAATATTTCGCCGGCTTTCACCGGCGCTTCAGCCGCTACTTACCCTGGGTAAGCCGTATTGGCGGAGTACTGCTCGTTGTTCTGGGTATCATGCTCTATTTTGACCGCCTGGCTAGCCTAAGCTTCTAA
- a CDS encoding TlpA family protein disulfide reductase codes for MNRKTGLLLAVIIILAATVVFWYSTGISPVTRAGEDTGSASGEKAEADSIDVAKEDKPFQADSMFLAVGEQAPDFTLTTLDGKKVSLSDYRGKKVLLNFWASWCPPCRAEMPDIQSYHEAHSGEVAVLAVNIMYRETEEKIRDFLEEGHYTFTVLLDKNYDVQNTYKVRGVPTSYFIDSKGIIRYYKLGPLTEEEIKRWMETME; via the coding sequence ATGAACCGCAAAACAGGATTGTTGCTAGCTGTAATTATTATTCTTGCCGCAACAGTTGTCTTCTGGTATTCTACAGGAATTTCCCCTGTTACCCGGGCAGGGGAAGACACCGGATCCGCTTCCGGAGAAAAAGCCGAGGCAGACAGCATTGATGTTGCCAAAGAGGACAAACCTTTCCAGGCCGACTCCATGTTTCTCGCAGTGGGGGAGCAAGCTCCCGATTTCACCCTCACCACCCTAGACGGGAAAAAAGTTTCTCTCAGTGACTACAGGGGCAAGAAAGTTCTGCTCAACTTCTGGGCCAGCTGGTGTCCTCCCTGCAGGGCAGAAATGCCCGACATCCAGAGTTATCACGAAGCACACTCAGGCGAAGTGGCCGTCCTGGCAGTTAACATTATGTACAGGGAGACTGAAGAGAAAATCCGGGATTTCCTCGAAGAAGGGCATTACACATTCACCGTACTGCTCGATAAAAATTATGATGTTCAAAACACCTACAAAGTAAGGGGGGTTCCTACAAGCTACTTTATAGACAGTAAAGGAATTATTCGCTACTATAAGCTAGGCCCCCTGACAGAAGAGGAGATTAAGCGCTGGATGGAAACAATGGAATAA
- a CDS encoding TRAP transporter large permease yields MSPVAMALIGIAVMLLLMLLGMPIGFAMLFAGFLGLSIVASPQAALSILSTDLWQQFSSYGLSVIPLFVLMGQIVFRSGATEGLYNAAYKWVGHMNGGIAGTTIAASTGFAAICGSNAATTATMGTIALPEMKKYRYDRALSAGTVAVGGTLGVVIPPSVVLIVIALQTEQSVGRLFIASILPGILLASLFLLTVFLVCRKNPELGPAGPRSSFKEKLTSLSGVIEVLVLFGLVIGGLYAGWFTPTEAGAAGSFCALVIALVRRKLSWKNFSLAVVETLRTSAMVIMLVAGAVMFGRFLTITRLPFYLAEWAAGLPVPPIFILVIIILIYLIGGALMDALGFLTLSIPIFFPLATELGYDPMWYTVLITIITTMGAITPPVGINVYVVNGIAPEIPVETVFKGVSIFLVAYIVCVILLILFPQIALFLPQLLY; encoded by the coding sequence ATGAGTCCTGTCGCTATGGCCCTTATCGGAATAGCAGTCATGCTCTTACTCATGCTCCTGGGCATGCCCATAGGATTTGCCATGCTTTTTGCTGGCTTTCTGGGACTCTCTATTGTGGCGTCACCGCAGGCGGCTTTAAGCATTTTAAGCACCGACTTATGGCAGCAGTTTTCATCGTACGGTCTCAGCGTGATTCCTCTTTTTGTTCTGATGGGTCAAATCGTCTTTCGTTCCGGAGCGACGGAAGGTCTGTATAATGCTGCCTATAAATGGGTTGGTCATATGAACGGCGGTATAGCTGGGACTACTATAGCGGCAAGTACCGGTTTTGCAGCTATCTGCGGTTCTAATGCAGCCACCACCGCTACCATGGGTACGATAGCTCTCCCCGAAATGAAAAAATACCGGTATGACCGGGCGCTGAGCGCAGGTACGGTGGCCGTTGGAGGTACCCTCGGGGTGGTAATCCCACCCAGTGTAGTGCTCATCGTTATTGCTCTACAGACAGAACAATCGGTAGGCAGACTCTTTATCGCTAGTATTTTACCGGGTATTCTACTGGCGAGTTTGTTCTTACTTACCGTTTTTTTGGTCTGCCGCAAGAATCCAGAACTTGGGCCCGCCGGACCGAGAAGCAGTTTTAAAGAAAAGTTAACTTCTTTATCTGGTGTCATAGAGGTATTGGTCCTCTTCGGTCTGGTTATCGGCGGCCTTTATGCCGGCTGGTTTACTCCTACGGAAGCCGGAGCCGCAGGTTCTTTCTGTGCGCTAGTTATTGCTCTTGTACGGCGGAAACTTTCCTGGAAGAACTTTTCTTTGGCTGTTGTTGAAACCTTGCGAACTTCTGCCATGGTCATAATGCTGGTCGCAGGTGCGGTAATGTTCGGGCGATTTTTGACCATTACCAGGCTGCCTTTCTACTTAGCGGAATGGGCAGCAGGTTTACCTGTACCGCCGATTTTCATTCTCGTTATTATAATACTTATTTATTTAATTGGCGGAGCACTGATGGATGCCCTGGGTTTTCTAACCCTCAGCATTCCTATCTTTTTTCCGTTAGCCACAGAGCTGGGTTACGATCCCATGTGGTATACCGTATTAATAACCATCATCACTACCATGGGCGCCATTACACCACCGGTGGGGATAAATGTCTACGTTGTTAACGGGATAGCTCCTGAAATACCGGTAGAAACTGTTTTTAAAGGGGTCAGTATCTTTCTGGTTGCTTACATAGTGTGTGTAATCCTGCTGATATTGTTTCCGCAGATAGCATTGTTCCTGCCTCAACTTTTGTATTAA
- a CDS encoding TRAP transporter small permease, translated as MRYLEQISIRVNQLLFWIAGVALISMMLLAVANMVLRVVYVPFGATAEVIGWLAAITTAFSLGYTQIKRAHVTIDLLVSRFPPRIQAFIDTIIHFLSTTVFALAAWQTFLYAAHLRQLGSLSETLRVPYYPLVYLVAMGLACLAFALLIDLLKSVLGVINK; from the coding sequence TTGCGCTATTTGGAGCAAATAAGTATACGAGTAAATCAATTGCTGTTTTGGATAGCTGGAGTCGCCCTAATATCCATGATGTTGCTGGCGGTTGCCAACATGGTCCTTCGCGTGGTTTATGTGCCTTTCGGAGCTACGGCGGAGGTTATAGGCTGGTTGGCCGCCATTACTACAGCTTTTTCCCTGGGATACACCCAAATTAAACGGGCTCATGTGACTATAGACCTATTAGTATCTCGGTTTCCTCCCCGGATTCAGGCTTTTATCGACACTATTATCCACTTCCTGAGCACGACTGTATTTGCCCTCGCAGCCTGGCAAACGTTTCTTTATGCCGCTCACCTGCGGCAACTTGGTTCGCTATCGGAAACATTACGGGTGCCGTATTACCCCTTGGTCTACCTGGTGGCAATGGGTCTTGCCTGCTTAGCTTTTGCTTTATTAATTGATTTACTTAAGTCAGTGCTAGGAGTGATTAACAAATGA
- a CDS encoding TRAP transporter substrate-binding protein, which yields MKNKVLLLAMAGMLMASLLLSGCTAGKETTTAKPETGKEAETVEPISLKYAFFAPAGTFPAVQMEKWAEEVEKRTNGKVKVETFPGGTLLGAKNMYDGVLQGVADIGLSCPSYEPGRFPLLSLVDLPVSFPNAKVASLVLWDLVQEFQPESLKDFKVVTVFATEPAYIQSVSPVRNLDDIKGMELRTPGTGVPVLEALGAAPVGMPQSEVSQALQTGAIEGYVSSREVLKDLKYAEKVKYVTDYPTFVISFAALMNKDVWNSLPADVQKVIDDLGREMALWTGEYLDEHVKEAVDWAIKEQGVQIVTLSPEEKAKWDAELASLQDEAVEKLEAQGLPAREFMDRLYELRDKYSKEYQ from the coding sequence ATGAAAAATAAGGTTCTATTGTTGGCCATGGCTGGGATGTTAATGGCAAGTCTTCTTTTATCCGGTTGTACCGCCGGAAAGGAAACGACGACTGCTAAACCTGAAACAGGTAAGGAAGCGGAAACGGTAGAGCCTATATCCTTGAAGTATGCTTTCTTTGCACCCGCCGGAACCTTTCCTGCTGTTCAGATGGAGAAATGGGCTGAAGAGGTGGAAAAGCGTACCAACGGTAAGGTTAAGGTAGAAACTTTTCCCGGTGGAACGCTCCTCGGGGCCAAGAACATGTACGACGGGGTATTACAGGGCGTAGCCGATATTGGTTTATCCTGTCCCTCCTATGAACCGGGACGCTTTCCGTTACTGTCGCTGGTAGATCTACCTGTTTCTTTCCCCAATGCTAAAGTGGCCAGTCTGGTACTATGGGATCTGGTTCAGGAGTTCCAGCCTGAATCCCTAAAAGATTTCAAAGTAGTGACGGTGTTCGCTACTGAGCCGGCCTATATTCAATCGGTTAGTCCGGTAAGAAACTTGGATGATATTAAAGGTATGGAGCTAAGGACCCCTGGAACGGGGGTACCGGTACTGGAAGCTTTGGGGGCAGCCCCGGTTGGTATGCCTCAGTCGGAAGTTTCCCAAGCCTTACAAACGGGAGCAATTGAAGGTTATGTTTCTTCCCGGGAAGTACTTAAGGACCTTAAATATGCGGAAAAGGTAAAGTATGTTACCGACTATCCTACCTTTGTGATCTCGTTTGCTGCTTTGATGAATAAAGATGTATGGAATTCCCTGCCCGCAGATGTGCAAAAAGTTATTGATGACTTGGGAAGGGAAATGGCCCTCTGGACCGGGGAATATCTTGATGAGCACGTGAAAGAAGCCGTGGACTGGGCGATAAAGGAACAGGGAGTACAAATTGTGACGCTTTCGCCGGAGGAAAAAGCTAAATGGGATGCAGAGCTGGCGTCACTGCAGGATGAAGCCGTAGAAAAACTAGAGGCCCAAGGACTGCCCGCGCGTGAGTTTATGGACAGGCTCTATGAGCTCCGGGACAAATACAGCAAAGAGTATCAGTAG
- a CDS encoding phenylacetate--CoA ligase family protein, producing MGIPLPYPSVEAVFRQQESILPGLIERLMKKSPFYRRKLKEAGVEPGDITTIEDLSKVPFTTKSELREEYPLGLMAVDEEEVIRIHSSSGTTGKPIIVPYTKRDVESWIEMFARCYELAGVTKKDRVQVTPGYGLWTAGIGFQAGVEYLGAMAIPTGPGNTEKQLEMMMDLKSTVLCATSSYALLLAEEIRRRNLKDKIHLRIGIFGSERWGEKMRRKIEDYLGIESFDIYGLTEVYGPGIAIDCREHHGLHFWSDHLLFEIIDPVTGKQLPVGEQGELVITTLTKEGMPLLRYRTHDITRIIPEFCSCGNPYPMIDRILGRTDDMIKVKGVNIYPGQIDHVLRITEGCGSEYQIHLFREQGKDKILIKAEGEEGSDLTAVREQLQKNIKAKIGIHAEVELLPMGSLPRSEKKTKRVFDNREGI from the coding sequence ATGGGCATTCCGCTGCCATATCCTAGTGTGGAAGCTGTTTTCAGGCAACAGGAATCCATCTTGCCGGGCCTGATTGAGAGGTTAATGAAAAAGTCTCCTTTTTACCGACGCAAGTTAAAGGAAGCCGGGGTAGAACCGGGGGATATTACCACCATTGAGGACCTGAGCAAGGTGCCGTTTACCACCAAAAGTGAATTAAGAGAAGAATATCCCTTGGGTTTGATGGCGGTGGATGAAGAAGAGGTGATACGCATTCATTCCTCTTCTGGAACTACCGGCAAACCTATTATTGTACCGTATACCAAACGTGACGTGGAATCTTGGATAGAGATGTTTGCGCGGTGTTACGAATTGGCCGGTGTAACTAAAAAAGATCGGGTACAGGTAACGCCCGGTTACGGCCTTTGGACTGCCGGCATAGGGTTTCAGGCCGGAGTGGAATACTTGGGGGCCATGGCCATCCCTACGGGCCCCGGTAACACCGAAAAACAGCTGGAAATGATGATGGATCTTAAGTCCACAGTACTTTGTGCCACTTCCTCTTATGCTCTGTTGCTGGCTGAAGAAATACGCCGCCGCAATCTGAAAGATAAAATTCATTTAAGAATTGGCATTTTTGGTTCTGAACGTTGGGGCGAGAAAATGCGGCGCAAGATAGAGGATTACCTGGGTATTGAGAGTTTTGACATTTATGGCCTTACCGAAGTTTATGGACCGGGCATTGCCATCGATTGTCGTGAGCACCACGGCCTGCATTTTTGGTCGGATCATCTGCTTTTTGAGATTATTGATCCTGTAACCGGCAAACAGTTACCTGTTGGAGAACAGGGTGAACTGGTAATTACTACTCTTACCAAAGAAGGCATGCCTTTGTTACGGTACCGGACTCATGATATTACTCGCATTATTCCTGAATTTTGCTCCTGTGGAAATCCTTATCCCATGATAGACAGGATACTGGGTCGTACCGATGACATGATTAAAGTTAAGGGAGTAAATATTTATCCGGGCCAGATAGATCACGTGTTGCGTATTACCGAAGGATGTGGCAGCGAATATCAGATTCATCTTTTCAGGGAGCAGGGAAAGGATAAAATTCTCATCAAAGCAGAGGGTGAAGAAGGATCCGATTTAACGGCGGTAAGGGAACAGTTGCAGAAAAATATTAAGGCGAAGATTGGTATCCATGCCGAGGTAGAGTTGTTGCCCATGGGTTCCCTGCCGAGGAGTGAAAAGAAAACCAAAAGAGTTTTTGATAATCGAGAGGGTATATAA
- a CDS encoding indolepyruvate oxidoreductase subunit beta: MVLASRIIAQTAMKNGWQVRTSEIHGMAQRGGAVTSHVRIGKNLFGALIPNGAADILLGFELAETVRGLEKLKAGGKIIANSAKVVPVSVTMGKTKYPDQEILQYLKKQPYDLTLVDAHSLALKAGHYKAVNMVLLGVLAAQKLPFAGDGLLSTALELLPAKLHEVNVKAFYLGKQTGEGYYGHSAAIS; the protein is encoded by the coding sequence GTGGTCCTGGCCTCCCGGATAATAGCCCAAACGGCCATGAAAAACGGCTGGCAAGTACGCACTTCAGAGATTCACGGGATGGCGCAAAGAGGAGGGGCGGTAACCAGCCACGTACGGATCGGGAAAAACCTCTTTGGGGCTTTAATACCTAACGGGGCTGCTGATATTCTACTGGGTTTTGAGTTGGCTGAAACGGTAAGAGGACTGGAAAAATTAAAGGCCGGTGGAAAAATTATTGCCAACTCTGCCAAGGTTGTTCCTGTTTCAGTTACCATGGGGAAAACCAAATATCCGGACCAAGAAATTTTGCAATATTTAAAAAAACAACCTTACGATTTAACTCTTGTCGATGCTCACTCGCTGGCCTTAAAAGCAGGCCATTATAAAGCAGTTAACATGGTGCTATTAGGTGTCCTTGCAGCCCAAAAGTTGCCCTTTGCTGGAGACGGACTGTTGAGTACTGCTTTGGAACTATTGCCGGCTAAACTACACGAGGTTAATGTCAAAGCGTTCTACCTGGGCAAACAAACGGGGGAGGGATATTATGGGCATTCCGCTGCCATATCCTAG
- the iorA gene encoding indolepyruvate ferredoxin oxidoreductase subunit alpha, whose translation MKQLLMGNEAIARGAVEAGIDVATAYPGTPSSEVFMALAKMAPEHGFYAEYSANEKVALEVAAGAAYAGARSIVSMKQVGLNVAADPLMSLAYIGVKGGLVLVVADDPGPHSSQTEQDTRKFGQFAKLPVFNPGTPQEAKDMTLAAFETSEKLGLPVILRPTTRTCHVCQDVEVGEVRKSKKVIRFEKDPKWVIMPKLSYLKHQELNVKYLKAAEMFETSPFNESLIRGNQGIITTGVSYNYVMEALEILGENLSVLKIGTYPIPEKMVTNFLKQMDTVLVVEEQEPVLEDEVIKLAWKNNLRVDISGKHNNDVPREGELDTDKVMAIIRKFLGLPEETVSPVSPPELPLRPPTLCAGCPHRASFYVFKKAVRKMDAIFTGDIGCYTLGNAPPLEALDTCLCMGAGVTQAQGLKRVEPERKLVAFIGDSTFFHTGIPGLINAVYNQTDITVVILDNRTTAMTGFQPHPGLPQTAMGTKEEAIDLEVLVKACGVRNVYKADPYDLEQAQKIAARALEDNGPSVVIMKRECVHLVRPSIRYEVETDKCNNCGVCYKTFGCPALFKEDDGVKIMDDCNGCSVCSQICPSGAIKPVRHS comes from the coding sequence GTGAAACAATTGTTGATGGGGAACGAAGCTATCGCCCGGGGTGCGGTTGAAGCAGGGATAGATGTGGCTACGGCCTACCCGGGAACGCCCTCATCAGAAGTATTTATGGCTCTCGCAAAAATGGCCCCAGAACATGGCTTCTATGCCGAATACTCTGCGAATGAAAAGGTGGCCCTGGAAGTGGCGGCAGGGGCCGCCTATGCCGGGGCCAGGAGCATCGTCTCCATGAAACAAGTAGGTTTAAATGTGGCTGCAGACCCGTTAATGAGTCTGGCTTACATAGGAGTCAAAGGTGGATTGGTTCTGGTGGTAGCTGATGACCCGGGGCCCCACAGTTCCCAAACCGAACAGGATACGCGTAAATTCGGCCAATTCGCCAAACTGCCGGTTTTTAATCCGGGCACGCCTCAAGAAGCCAAAGATATGACCCTGGCGGCCTTTGAAACTTCGGAAAAATTGGGTCTACCAGTGATCTTACGTCCTACCACCCGTACCTGCCACGTGTGCCAGGATGTGGAGGTGGGGGAAGTAAGGAAATCCAAAAAGGTAATAAGATTTGAGAAAGACCCTAAGTGGGTAATCATGCCCAAACTTTCTTACCTTAAGCACCAAGAGTTGAATGTTAAATATTTGAAAGCGGCAGAGATGTTTGAAACTTCACCTTTTAACGAAAGCCTTATTAGAGGGAACCAAGGAATCATTACTACCGGAGTTAGCTACAATTATGTAATGGAAGCCCTGGAGATCTTAGGGGAGAATCTATCCGTACTGAAGATTGGCACCTATCCGATACCGGAAAAAATGGTGACTAACTTTTTGAAGCAAATGGATACGGTACTGGTGGTGGAAGAACAAGAACCCGTGCTGGAAGATGAAGTGATAAAACTGGCCTGGAAGAATAATTTGAGGGTGGATATAAGCGGCAAACATAATAACGATGTTCCTCGTGAAGGAGAGCTTGATACGGACAAGGTTATGGCAATCATTCGTAAGTTCTTAGGGTTACCTGAGGAAACGGTTTCTCCTGTCTCGCCGCCGGAGTTACCCTTAAGGCCACCTACCCTGTGTGCCGGGTGTCCCCACCGGGCTTCGTTTTACGTTTTTAAAAAAGCAGTGAGGAAAATGGACGCCATTTTTACAGGGGATATCGGATGCTATACCCTGGGAAACGCTCCTCCCCTGGAGGCTCTGGATACGTGCCTTTGTATGGGAGCCGGAGTAACCCAGGCCCAGGGTTTGAAGAGGGTGGAGCCCGAGAGAAAATTGGTAGCCTTCATAGGAGATTCCACCTTTTTTCATACGGGGATACCCGGGCTGATTAATGCGGTTTACAACCAGACCGATATAACCGTGGTAATTTTGGACAACCGTACCACGGCCATGACCGGCTTCCAACCCCACCCGGGCCTGCCGCAGACGGCTATGGGCACCAAGGAAGAGGCTATCGATCTAGAAGTTCTGGTCAAGGCCTGCGGGGTGAGAAATGTTTATAAAGCGGATCCTTACGATTTGGAGCAAGCCCAAAAAATTGCGGCAAGAGCTCTGGAAGACAACGGCCCTTCAGTAGTTATTATGAAGCGGGAATGTGTTCACTTGGTCCGTCCTTCTATCCGTTATGAAGTCGAAACGGATAAATGCAACAATTGTGGGGTTTGCTATAAGACCTTTGGTTGCCCTGCTTTATTCAAGGAAGATGACGGGGTAAAGATTATGGATGACTGTAACGGGTGCTCTGTCTGCAGTCAAATTTGTCCTTCCGGCGCCATCAAGCCGGTTAGACATTCTTGA
- a CDS encoding Na+/H+ antiporter NhaA: MRKTVQLLQEFSIPLIAGVVVALIWANVSPHSYHEFIEKELFFGANFHFLVNDIFMLFFFAIAGVEITQSVLPGGDLNPIKKAINPLYATLGGVLGPVAVYLSLNALIGSPELVRGWGIPTATDIALAWLVARFVFGAAHPAVKFLLLLAIADDAIGLFIIAVFYPDPTHPTEPIWLLLVLAGMALAFILRKMKVRNYWPYILGGGILSWTGLHNAHLHPALALVFIVPFLPHPAKETGRLFEEDLEEHSTLSQFEHEWKVIVDFGLFFFGLANAGVEFSEIGTATWLVFFGLLVGKTVGIYLLGNLAKLLGFPLPNGMGQKELFLAGLVAAIGLTVALFVAGAAFTNPEIQGAAKMGALFSGANAILAIILGKVLRIQKVRERENPA, encoded by the coding sequence GTGCGTAAAACAGTTCAGTTGCTCCAAGAGTTTTCAATTCCGTTGATTGCCGGAGTGGTCGTGGCGCTAATATGGGCCAATGTTTCACCGCACAGCTATCATGAATTTATTGAAAAGGAATTGTTTTTTGGTGCTAATTTTCATTTTCTGGTCAATGATATTTTCATGCTATTTTTCTTTGCCATAGCCGGCGTTGAAATTACCCAAAGTGTTTTACCTGGTGGAGATTTAAATCCGATTAAGAAGGCGATTAATCCCCTCTATGCTACTTTAGGCGGGGTATTAGGGCCGGTTGCCGTGTATTTAAGCCTAAATGCTCTCATTGGTTCCCCGGAGTTGGTCAGAGGCTGGGGAATTCCTACCGCTACCGATATTGCTTTAGCCTGGTTGGTGGCCAGATTTGTGTTTGGTGCGGCTCACCCGGCAGTAAAGTTTCTGTTGTTACTTGCCATAGCTGATGATGCTATCGGGTTGTTCATTATTGCTGTCTTTTACCCAGACCCGACACATCCCACGGAGCCTATCTGGTTGTTACTGGTTCTTGCCGGTATGGCCCTAGCATTTATATTAAGAAAAATGAAAGTAAGAAATTATTGGCCGTACATTTTGGGAGGAGGAATTCTAAGCTGGACTGGCTTGCATAATGCTCACCTCCATCCGGCGTTGGCTTTGGTATTTATTGTTCCATTCCTACCTCATCCGGCTAAAGAAACAGGGCGCTTATTTGAAGAAGACCTGGAAGAGCACTCTACTCTCTCCCAATTTGAGCATGAGTGGAAAGTTATTGTAGATTTCGGGTTGTTTTTCTTCGGCTTGGCCAATGCGGGGGTTGAATTTTCAGAGATAGGAACTGCAACCTGGTTGGTATTTTTCGGTCTACTGGTCGGCAAAACGGTAGGTATCTATCTGTTGGGCAATTTGGCGAAACTGTTAGGTTTCCCGTTACCGAACGGCATGGGTCAGAAAGAACTTTTCCTTGCCGGCCTGGTGGCGGCAATAGGATTAACAGTGGCGTTGTTTGTAGCGGGAGCAGCATTTACTAATCCGGAAATCCAGGGTGCGGCCAAGATGGGAGCCCTGTTCAGTGGAGCCAATGCCATTCTCGCTATCATTCTGGGTAAAGTTCTGCGGATACAAAAAGTGAGAGAAAGAGAAAACCCGGCTTAG